The following proteins come from a genomic window of Achromobacter sp. AONIH1:
- a CDS encoding disulfide bond formation protein B has protein sequence MTSRSERLLRLVALFCFGAVGVALISQHAFDMPPCAWCVMQRLIYLVIGVVTLVGGFGGGRALTRVCGALAALLGLAGVVAAWYQYSVAAKMLSCDQTFADRFMSGAGLDAAVPWLFGIYATCMDAVVSVLGVEYALWSLALFVVVLLLSLRAAFGCGRA, from the coding sequence ATGACCTCCCGCTCCGAACGCCTGCTACGCCTGGTCGCCCTGTTCTGCTTCGGCGCCGTCGGCGTCGCCCTGATCTCCCAGCATGCGTTCGACATGCCGCCCTGCGCCTGGTGCGTGATGCAGCGCCTGATCTACCTGGTCATCGGCGTGGTGACGCTGGTTGGCGGCTTCGGCGGCGGCCGCGCCCTGACGCGCGTCTGCGGCGCGCTGGCCGCGCTGCTGGGCCTGGCGGGCGTCGTCGCCGCCTGGTACCAGTACAGCGTGGCCGCCAAGATGCTGTCCTGCGACCAGACCTTCGCCGACCGCTTCATGAGCGGCGCAGGCCTGGACGCCGCCGTGCCCTGGCTGTTCGGCATCTACGCCACCTGCATGGACGCGGTCGTGTCGGTGCTGGGCGTGGAATACGCGCTGTGGAGCCTGGCGCTGTTCGTGGTCGTGCTGCTGCTGTCCCTGCGGGCCGCCTTCGGCTGCGGCCGCGCATAG